From the Leptospira montravelensis genome, one window contains:
- a CDS encoding putative porin: MVPKKFHFAILFLLLSVSSVSAEIIWGPTLEKSGGEYIFETGNKYPNLSGIRGGSRISFPREFTLFGIQGIVTKDRWEISGALKTTGWYQKSGQARDEDFFLGSVSTENTTNIATREWSYRDSATVYAGSRNFADGKGKSTVSENKAEFFGRYYFQSANPNYWADGSGFFLSAGARYSYFKYYFYDVNQFIESNPVFYGPIGLGLSFSNDLWEFFGGGGYRHSQGDFYLDISLMPSFGRIKTRDFHVQRSINFFSENYGLGWTSKVEVGYKMNNHWLSYLRINHRRFFSEGRFTSQGGLTSEDIASNLVSGFKSHINIKDYSIEIGVLNKLDWNQKLDTNEKDYQKTDN; the protein is encoded by the coding sequence TTGGTGCCTAAAAAATTTCATTTTGCCATTTTATTTTTATTGTTAAGCGTTAGTTCCGTTTCCGCTGAAATTATCTGGGGGCCAACTCTCGAAAAATCAGGCGGAGAATACATTTTCGAGACAGGAAATAAGTACCCAAATTTATCAGGGATTCGCGGAGGGTCACGAATTTCTTTTCCAAGAGAATTTACTCTATTTGGAATCCAAGGAATCGTAACTAAAGATCGATGGGAAATTAGTGGAGCACTCAAAACTACAGGATGGTATCAAAAGTCAGGACAAGCTCGTGACGAAGATTTTTTCCTTGGTTCCGTCTCCACAGAAAATACTACTAATATCGCAACACGTGAATGGAGTTATAGAGACTCAGCAACTGTTTATGCGGGTAGCAGGAACTTTGCTGATGGTAAAGGGAAATCAACAGTCTCAGAGAATAAAGCAGAGTTCTTCGGTAGATATTACTTTCAAAGTGCAAATCCGAATTATTGGGCTGATGGCTCTGGTTTTTTTCTATCAGCTGGTGCTAGGTATTCATATTTTAAATATTATTTTTATGACGTGAATCAATTTATAGAATCGAATCCGGTTTTTTACGGACCAATTGGACTAGGCCTGAGTTTCTCCAATGACCTTTGGGAGTTTTTTGGTGGTGGCGGTTACCGTCATTCCCAAGGTGATTTCTACCTCGATATAAGTTTAATGCCATCTTTCGGACGAATCAAAACACGAGATTTCCATGTACAAAGATCCATCAATTTTTTCTCAGAAAATTATGGCTTAGGTTGGACATCTAAAGTCGAGGTTGGTTACAAAATGAATAATCATTGGCTAAGTTATTTACGTATCAACCATAGAAGATTTTTTTCAGAAGGAAGATTCACCTCGCAAGGAGGGCTTACCTCAGAAGATATTGCATCCAATTTAGTAAGCGGATTTAAATCGCATATAAACATAAAAGATTACTCAATCGAAATTGGCGTTCTAAATAAATTAGATTGGAATCAAAAACTAGATACTAACGAAAAAGATTACCAGAAAACAGATAACTAA
- a CDS encoding M48 family metallopeptidase: MIDLTIERKTTKGRNISLVVYQNGRVVLKHPARVPKKQLEEFLFEKKDWILAKLKQLPKDIPQKLKFEDGEKIHIFGILTTISLSSEKKYSYLGKTIQIPNGDNSGSKIRKCKKLLKEILLEKILPIIEKTSTALNTKVTKISIKAMRSLWGSCNSKNQISLNLSLVHCPDYIIEYIILHEIAHTIEHNHSSKFWKIVESQNPNYKIAEKWLKDEGKKYIYYLN, translated from the coding sequence ATGATAGATTTAACAATCGAAAGAAAAACTACCAAAGGGAGAAACATCTCACTAGTAGTATATCAGAATGGTAGAGTTGTTTTAAAACATCCTGCCCGAGTTCCCAAAAAACAATTGGAAGAGTTTTTGTTTGAAAAGAAGGACTGGATTTTAGCCAAATTAAAACAACTTCCAAAAGACATTCCACAAAAATTGAAATTTGAAGATGGCGAAAAAATTCATATATTCGGAATTCTAACAACAATATCATTAAGTTCAGAAAAGAAGTATTCTTATCTTGGCAAAACCATTCAAATCCCAAATGGCGATAATTCAGGATCAAAAATTCGGAAATGCAAAAAGCTATTAAAAGAAATTCTTTTAGAAAAAATTTTACCAATAATCGAAAAAACCTCTACCGCTTTAAATACAAAAGTAACAAAAATTTCAATAAAAGCAATGCGATCTCTTTGGGGTAGTTGTAATTCAAAAAACCAAATATCTTTAAATTTAAGTTTAGTACATTGTCCCGACTATATTATTGAATATATCATCCTGCATGAAATCGCACATACGATCGAACACAACCACTCCTCAAAATTTTGGAAAATTGTAGAATCACAAAACCCCAATTACAAAATTGCAGAGAAATGGCTCAAAGATGAAGGCAAAAAATATATATACTATCTCAATTAA
- a CDS encoding low molecular weight protein-tyrosine-phosphatase: MKEKIRVLFICLGNICRSPAAEGAFKNLVIKTKLDHLFEIDSCGTSGYHDGELADPRTRKEAENRGISLTHRSRKLTKADLTYFDYLLVMDENNFQAVSSLTNEKNIQDKILLFGKFRSDAGAPIVPDPYYENEVAFKKVQDLVEDCSLGFLNFLGEIKCLK, from the coding sequence ATGAAAGAAAAAATCAGAGTTTTATTTATCTGTTTAGGCAATATTTGTCGTTCTCCTGCTGCTGAAGGAGCATTCAAAAACTTAGTAATCAAAACTAAGTTAGATCACTTATTCGAAATAGATTCGTGTGGCACTTCAGGTTACCACGATGGTGAGTTAGCGGATCCAAGAACTAGAAAAGAGGCAGAGAACAGAGGAATAAGTTTAACTCATAGGTCAAGGAAGTTAACGAAAGCAGATTTAACCTATTTTGATTATTTGTTAGTTATGGATGAAAACAATTTCCAGGCTGTAAGTAGTCTAACTAATGAGAAAAATATTCAGGATAAAATACTTCTATTTGGTAAATTTAGAAGTGATGCAGGTGCACCAATTGTACCTGATCCTTACTATGAGAATGAAGTCGCATTTAAAAAGGTGCAAGATCTTGTAGAAGATTGTTCTTTAGGTTTTTTAAATTTTTTAGGAGAAATAAAATGTCTCAAGTAA
- a CDS encoding NAD(P)/FAD-dependent oxidoreductase: MSQVKKKILVIGAGFAGLQVIKTLANNKRFEITVVDKKNHHLFQPLLYQVATAVLSPADIAIPSRSITTKYKNVKILLGDVTAIDFNNRKVEFQNNSESYDYLVLATGARTSYFGNNSWKEKTLGLKNLKDALSIRRRILLSFEQAELIGNYEKAKSFMHYVIIGGGPTGVELAGSIAELSHNIIRKDFRNIDSGMTKVTLIEAGPRLLAAFSEKSSAFTQEKLERRGVEVLTSSPVLDITDTGVVLKDRTIESKTVIWAAGVEGSELAKNLPLNKDKANRIIVDEFCRTTEYPEVFVIGDAANYGKGLSKPLPGVSPVAMQQGRYVAKTIDSIEKNRPLTPFHYFDKGNMATIGRTDAVAEFGKIRLKGIFGWFGWLFVHLVYQVGFKNKVSTLLSWVWSYLTFRAGSRLIQEEMDELSVRS, translated from the coding sequence ATGTCTCAAGTAAAGAAAAAAATCTTAGTTATTGGAGCTGGGTTTGCCGGATTACAAGTAATCAAAACTCTTGCAAATAATAAACGATTCGAAATTACCGTTGTGGATAAAAAAAACCATCACCTATTTCAACCACTTTTATATCAAGTGGCTACGGCAGTACTTTCACCTGCTGACATTGCTATACCGTCTCGATCCATAACAACAAAATATAAAAATGTAAAAATACTTTTAGGTGATGTCACAGCAATTGATTTCAATAATCGCAAAGTAGAATTCCAAAACAACTCCGAATCCTATGACTATCTTGTCTTAGCAACTGGCGCGAGAACTAGTTATTTTGGAAACAATAGCTGGAAAGAAAAAACCTTAGGTTTAAAAAACTTAAAAGATGCTTTATCTATCAGAAGAAGGATTCTACTTTCATTCGAACAAGCCGAACTAATTGGTAATTATGAAAAAGCAAAAAGTTTTATGCATTATGTAATCATAGGCGGAGGACCAACTGGTGTAGAACTTGCAGGTTCCATTGCCGAACTTTCTCATAATATCATCCGTAAAGACTTTAGAAATATCGACTCTGGTATGACAAAAGTTACACTCATCGAAGCAGGACCTAGGTTACTTGCTGCTTTTAGTGAAAAATCCAGTGCCTTTACCCAGGAAAAACTAGAGAGAAGGGGAGTAGAAGTACTTACCAGTTCCCCCGTACTCGACATTACTGACACAGGCGTTGTTCTAAAAGATAGAACCATAGAATCAAAAACTGTGATTTGGGCAGCAGGTGTTGAAGGTTCGGAATTAGCCAAGAACTTGCCACTTAACAAGGATAAGGCGAACAGAATTATCGTGGACGAATTTTGTCGAACCACCGAATATCCGGAAGTTTTTGTGATAGGTGATGCAGCAAATTATGGGAAGGGACTGTCAAAACCATTACCCGGCGTTTCTCCCGTTGCGATGCAACAAGGAAGATACGTTGCCAAAACAATCGATTCAATAGAAAAAAATAGACCATTAACTCCGTTTCATTACTTTGATAAAGGGAATATGGCGACCATTGGAAGAACCGATGCAGTTGCGGAATTTGGCAAAATTAGATTAAAGGGAATTTTTGGATGGTTTGGTTGGCTTTTTGTGCATCTTGTTTACCAAGTTGGATTCAAAAACAAAGTGAGCACACTCCTCAGTTGGGTTTGGAGTTACTTAACATTCCGCGCTGGATCAAGACTGATCCAAGAAGAAATGGATGAACTTTCAGTTCGATCGTAA
- a CDS encoding alpha/beta fold hydrolase: protein MLPISIHTKFHSIEGIEWGNPQGIPILAFHGWLDNANSFAPLANYFPNYRFISIDFPGHGKSSHKPENTLYYFAEYALEVVSIAQALGLEDFILMAHSMGAAVSTLVAGTNLLKIKKLILIESLGPLTNLSESAPDILTEAIKQILHPRGKKETFFPDMESAVGVRMRAGDMKKESAEILMERGIEKTPKGLKPRRDLRLHYNSFFRYTEEQIVSFCSRIDCKTLLILGDKSGFPIAEKYKHRKDAVKHLTEVILPGGHHLHMDSPKEVANVIIDFLEN, encoded by the coding sequence ATGCTACCAATTTCTATTCACACAAAATTTCACTCTATTGAGGGGATTGAGTGGGGGAATCCACAAGGAATTCCTATCCTTGCATTTCACGGTTGGTTGGACAATGCAAACAGTTTTGCACCATTAGCAAATTACTTTCCTAATTACCGGTTCATATCTATCGATTTTCCTGGACATGGTAAATCGAGCCATAAACCCGAAAATACCCTATATTATTTTGCTGAATATGCGCTTGAGGTTGTATCAATTGCTCAAGCCCTTGGTTTAGAAGATTTTATCCTAATGGCACATTCAATGGGAGCCGCCGTTTCAACGTTAGTTGCCGGTACAAACCTATTAAAAATCAAAAAACTGATATTAATCGAATCATTAGGACCTCTTACAAATCTTTCGGAATCAGCACCAGATATACTTACAGAGGCGATCAAACAAATCCTACACCCCAGAGGCAAAAAAGAGACTTTCTTCCCGGATATGGAATCTGCTGTCGGTGTACGCATGAGAGCTGGTGATATGAAGAAAGAATCAGCAGAAATTTTAATGGAACGAGGTATTGAAAAAACCCCCAAGGGATTAAAACCAAGAAGGGATTTAAGACTTCATTACAACTCATTTTTCAGATATACAGAAGAGCAGATTGTATCCTTTTGCAGTCGCATAGATTGCAAAACATTGCTAATATTAGGTGATAAATCCGGTTTCCCGATAGCCGAAAAATACAAACACCGAAAAGACGCAGTAAAACACCTAACAGAAGTAATTCTTCCGGGAGGGCACCATTTACATATGGATTCCCCGAAAGAAGTTGCCAATGTTATCATCGATTTTTTAGAAAACTAA
- a CDS encoding PaaI family thioesterase codes for MNQPIENPSRHGYEIHHDTCFGCGKENPLGLVADFTFHDETGEVNFTYNFKKMYNGAPGFVHGGILSTVLDEAMGGLCFHLGYIVMTDTMSFKFHKATPVEKELLIRAWPIKKAKRKVFLECELTSLDKEILYVKGEGAFHILPPRFFSDKLTGGKIAIASELLSVNKLKRAHLFDRIET; via the coding sequence ATGAATCAGCCTATAGAAAATCCTTCCCGACATGGCTACGAAATCCATCATGATACATGTTTTGGGTGTGGAAAAGAAAACCCGTTAGGACTCGTAGCGGACTTCACTTTCCACGATGAAACGGGAGAGGTCAATTTTACATATAATTTCAAAAAAATGTATAATGGAGCACCTGGCTTCGTACATGGAGGAATACTTTCTACTGTATTAGATGAAGCAATGGGAGGACTCTGTTTTCATTTGGGTTATATAGTTATGACAGATACTATGAGCTTCAAATTCCACAAAGCAACACCGGTAGAAAAAGAATTACTCATTAGGGCTTGGCCAATTAAAAAAGCAAAAAGGAAAGTATTTTTAGAATGTGAATTAACTTCACTCGATAAGGAAATTTTATATGTAAAAGGGGAAGGAGCCTTTCATATACTGCCTCCACGTTTTTTCTCTGATAAGTTAACCGGAGGAAAAATAGCGATTGCGAGTGAATTATTATCAGTAAATAAATTGAAACGCGCGCATCTCTTTGATAGGATAGAAACATGA
- a CDS encoding LIC20035 family adhesin, whose product MKPKLLYLVISILAIQCSGASIKDGSGDQEFELKFTKGKWIRTERFKNSGGLRAIGEVKAECGGARCSEDQVSKFAPAKIKSLPKHGSWEEYIQFEQPGSTAENPKYKSTLDQVGEYIDGKKTGIWKKPDPENPQKFLAETPWIDGKKEGVAKTFDKQGNVTSETTYVDDKKNGPYYRKNNKGEWVEKGSFKDNEEDGEWIYYFIGADGNGTKTKVSYANGLKNGQEVNYYKDGAIESQGSYVSDVRSGLWKMFGPKGNVLAEGSYSKKENSENLDIKYERTGIWKEYYADGKLFGAGPRKHTRTGEWKFYYKNGQIGYHGNMANESMLESAKVYDNTGKILGEGKLFFSLVKIDEETQDLKLNYKPSIPYTYFYPSGKKRMVIRSTEDATEYSEDGRELGKGPVEPQGRKMGCWTIGGKTEYFMIDKPMPKMTQSQCK is encoded by the coding sequence ATGAAACCAAAACTTCTCTACTTAGTTATCTCAATACTGGCAATCCAATGTTCAGGTGCCTCCATAAAAGACGGGTCAGGCGACCAAGAATTCGAACTAAAATTTACCAAAGGTAAATGGATACGAACAGAACGTTTCAAAAATTCGGGAGGACTTCGAGCCATCGGAGAAGTTAAAGCAGAATGTGGCGGTGCCCGATGCTCTGAAGACCAAGTATCTAAATTTGCTCCCGCAAAAATCAAATCACTCCCAAAACATGGCTCTTGGGAGGAATATATTCAGTTCGAACAACCTGGTTCAACTGCAGAAAATCCAAAGTATAAATCCACACTAGACCAAGTAGGGGAATATATTGATGGTAAAAAAACGGGAATTTGGAAAAAACCAGATCCAGAAAATCCGCAAAAGTTTCTTGCGGAAACACCGTGGATTGACGGCAAAAAAGAAGGGGTTGCGAAAACTTTTGATAAACAAGGCAATGTCACCTCGGAAACCACTTACGTAGATGATAAAAAAAATGGTCCATACTATAGAAAGAATAACAAAGGTGAGTGGGTAGAAAAAGGTTCTTTCAAAGATAATGAAGAAGATGGTGAATGGATCTACTATTTCATCGGAGCAGATGGAAATGGAACTAAAACAAAAGTTTCCTATGCCAATGGTCTAAAAAATGGCCAAGAAGTTAACTATTATAAAGATGGGGCTATTGAATCACAAGGATCATATGTATCAGATGTTCGTTCTGGTTTGTGGAAAATGTTTGGACCAAAAGGTAACGTACTAGCAGAAGGATCATATTCCAAAAAAGAAAACTCAGAAAACTTAGACATTAAGTATGAAAGAACAGGAATTTGGAAAGAATACTATGCAGACGGTAAACTATTTGGAGCAGGCCCAAGAAAACATACAAGAACCGGCGAATGGAAGTTCTATTATAAAAATGGACAGATTGGGTATCATGGAAATATGGCAAACGAAAGTATGTTGGAATCCGCTAAAGTATATGACAACACTGGAAAAATTCTAGGTGAAGGAAAACTTTTCTTTTCGCTTGTTAAAATTGATGAAGAAACCCAAGATTTAAAACTAAATTACAAACCTAGTATTCCATATACTTACTTCTATCCTTCAGGAAAAAAAAGAATGGTCATTCGTTCGACTGAAGACGCAACTGAATATTCAGAAGATGGAAGAGAACTTGGAAAAGGGCCTGTCGAACCTCAAGGGAGAAAAATGGGATGTTGGACCATTGGGGGGAAAACCGAATACTTTATGATTGATAAACCGATGCCAAAAATGACTCAATCGCAATGCAAATAA
- a CDS encoding AAA family ATPase: protein MQINEEQIKEISDQVKLIRSELSESISGMDNVIQSLIVGLVANGHVLLEGMPGLAKTLVAKNLASIMDAKFSRVQFTPDLLPADLTGTNIFNPKTSSFEIRKGPIFTNVLLADEINRAPAKVQSALLQCMEERQVSIADQTFDLDSPFFVVATQNPIDQEGTYPLPEAQLDRFLFKVTVTYPSFDDELTILHQHGNLGNTKKKSKKIIHPKDIQKISETSNKVFIEPKLQNYIVSLTRNTRPESTVDSELKTYIQHGVSPRASLALLKVSRINALLEGRNFVIPEDIQRFFSEIVKHRLHLTIEAISEDISTDSIIKRILSVTEVP from the coding sequence ATGCAAATAAACGAAGAACAAATCAAAGAAATTTCCGACCAAGTTAAGTTAATACGGTCGGAACTATCCGAATCAATTTCAGGGATGGACAATGTAATCCAATCTCTAATCGTTGGCCTAGTGGCCAACGGACACGTGTTACTCGAAGGGATGCCTGGCTTGGCCAAAACTCTCGTTGCAAAGAATTTAGCATCCATAATGGATGCAAAATTCTCAAGAGTACAATTCACTCCTGATCTTCTGCCAGCTGACTTAACGGGAACAAATATATTTAATCCTAAAACATCATCCTTTGAAATAAGGAAAGGGCCAATATTTACAAATGTTTTGCTTGCTGATGAAATCAATAGAGCTCCAGCAAAGGTTCAATCTGCATTACTCCAGTGTATGGAAGAAAGACAAGTTTCCATAGCAGACCAAACCTTTGACCTTGACTCACCATTTTTTGTCGTAGCCACACAAAATCCAATTGATCAGGAAGGAACCTATCCACTCCCAGAAGCACAACTAGACCGCTTTTTGTTTAAAGTGACAGTCACCTATCCGTCATTCGATGATGAATTAACAATTTTACACCAACATGGCAATTTAGGTAACACGAAGAAAAAATCCAAAAAAATAATACATCCGAAAGACATTCAAAAAATATCAGAAACTTCAAACAAAGTTTTCATTGAACCAAAATTACAAAACTATATTGTAAGCCTGACAAGAAATACAAGACCAGAAAGTACGGTCGATAGTGAATTAAAAACCTATATCCAACATGGAGTAAGTCCTAGGGCCAGTCTTGCTTTACTGAAAGTCAGTAGAATTAACGCATTGCTCGAAGGTCGCAATTTTGTAATCCCGGAAGACATCCAACGATTTTTCTCCGAAATCGTAAAACATAGACTTCATTTAACAATTGAAGCAATTAGCGAGGATATCAGCACAGATTCCATTATTAAAAGAATCCTATCTGTAACGGAAGTTCCTTAG
- a CDS encoding DUF58 domain-containing protein has protein sequence MLSPELKRLLQVLQWESKKKFPSTRQGLLTMSLKGRGLDFKEVRNYHLGDDIRYIDWNVTSRTGELHTKEYYEERDASVIIFYDISDSLSGLKKDTAFQIALFLSLFHIKSGNRVLLIGFSNGKNSSGKWLKTESEVFFTFTNITKLKKGEGTNYGEAFQYAFKLFPKFAVSYWISDFIEFSNYTKNNIISKVWDPIGIWIEDELEMIKLPFWFKLFGKISEEKTSFRNSDNTYEKDLKAAKSFFKENFVRINPNSKLSNQILPLFKAKRNG, from the coding sequence ATGTTATCACCTGAGCTAAAACGCTTACTCCAGGTTTTACAATGGGAATCTAAAAAGAAATTTCCCTCTACGAGACAGGGCCTTCTAACCATGTCACTGAAGGGAAGGGGGCTTGATTTCAAAGAAGTAAGGAACTACCATTTGGGAGACGATATACGTTATATCGACTGGAATGTGACTTCAAGAACAGGCGAATTACATACAAAAGAATATTACGAAGAACGTGATGCTTCGGTAATTATCTTCTATGATATAAGTGATTCGCTCAGTGGCTTAAAAAAAGACACTGCATTCCAGATAGCTTTGTTTTTGTCTTTGTTCCATATAAAATCAGGGAATCGAGTATTGTTAATTGGCTTCTCAAATGGCAAAAATTCTTCAGGTAAATGGTTAAAAACAGAATCAGAAGTTTTTTTCACCTTCACCAACATCACAAAACTGAAAAAAGGCGAAGGAACTAATTATGGAGAGGCATTCCAATATGCATTTAAACTGTTCCCAAAATTTGCAGTTAGCTATTGGATTTCTGATTTTATTGAATTTTCAAATTATACAAAAAACAATATTATTTCTAAAGTCTGGGATCCAATCGGGATATGGATTGAAGACGAATTAGAAATGATAAAACTTCCATTTTGGTTTAAGTTATTTGGGAAAATATCAGAAGAAAAAACTAGTTTTCGCAACTCAGATAATACTTATGAAAAAGACTTAAAAGCAGCCAAATCATTTTTTAAAGAAAACTTTGTTCGCATCAATCCAAATTCAAAACTTTCCAATCAGATTTTACCCTTATTCAAAGCTAAAAGAAATGGCTAA
- a CDS encoding LB_053 family protein encodes MAKYLIIFFLTSIPIFAHPKEFILENDIYVGDTVHYQIELTEEDEHNLEVIDGDFYEDDTMPSFKIFNTTKENSKLKTSIIFYKPGNFRVPVSWTKNNDPKKSELNIVVKSQLLGNEPDIEDIEPPIAFSGPYFFRLFIILLITGVNVYLLYALYIYWKSKQTIVDAIWEKQPVFEEKTRRLHNIETYLQSDQILEKIFAFKISEYLKETYSQKLGQNLLGKTDSEFLAQLFDKTHIKDSILRELRIYFRKTKYDNNLTEISKEKALTIWEKIKQDFEL; translated from the coding sequence ATGGCTAAATACTTAATAATATTCTTTCTAACTTCTATACCTATTTTCGCACATCCCAAAGAATTTATATTAGAAAATGATATATATGTTGGAGATACAGTTCATTATCAAATTGAATTAACTGAAGAAGATGAACATAACTTAGAAGTGATAGATGGAGATTTTTACGAAGATGATACCATGCCTTCTTTTAAAATATTTAATACCACAAAAGAAAACTCGAAATTAAAAACATCTATCATATTCTATAAGCCAGGAAACTTCAGAGTCCCTGTCTCTTGGACAAAAAATAATGATCCAAAGAAATCCGAATTAAACATAGTAGTCAAATCGCAACTTCTTGGAAACGAACCTGATATCGAAGACATTGAACCTCCAATCGCATTTTCAGGTCCCTATTTTTTTCGTTTATTTATCATTCTTTTAATTACCGGAGTGAATGTTTATCTTTTATATGCACTATATATTTACTGGAAATCAAAACAAACAATTGTAGATGCAATTTGGGAGAAACAACCCGTATTCGAAGAAAAAACCAGACGACTTCATAATATAGAAACTTATTTACAATCGGACCAGATACTAGAAAAAATATTTGCCTTTAAAATCAGTGAGTACCTGAAAGAAACATATTCACAAAAATTAGGTCAAAATCTACTCGGCAAAACAGATTCAGAATTTTTAGCACAATTATTTGACAAAACACATATAAAAGATTCAATACTAAGGGAATTGCGAATATACTTTAGAAAAACAAAGTATGATAACAACTTAACAGAAATTAGCAAAGAAAAAGCGCTAACTATCTGGGAAAAAATAAAACAGGATTTTGAGCTGTAA
- the batA gene encoding VWA domain-containing protein BatA codes for MEEFQRPYLLLLIVPFLIIAIYQWKKKPLGAVLLVQSDRFQIPKSKIFLKSKIILLKLSELIIYLAAIFLIIAAAGPGKKYKLTPDITNGIDIMIALDISGSMVNSYDFLPKNRLTVSKELLRNFIKKRVYDRIGIVLFAGAAYLQSPLSNDRYALEELITEASDEDITEQGTAVGDALVLSTYRLKDSQAKSKIIILLTDGVSNTGKLDPETASQAAKAFGIKVYSIGIGKEQSQYEVNYESLEEISQSTNGKFFRAESPEVLEEVLSEINGLEKVELPSKPMEIRETHFPTAIFFFFSLLGIVGLTMFFPLTEKL; via the coding sequence ATGGAAGAATTTCAAAGACCTTACCTTTTATTACTTATAGTTCCCTTTCTTATAATCGCTATATATCAATGGAAGAAAAAACCATTGGGAGCAGTATTACTGGTCCAGTCAGATCGATTTCAAATACCAAAGTCAAAAATATTTCTTAAATCCAAAATTATACTCTTAAAATTATCAGAATTGATCATCTATTTGGCAGCCATTTTCCTAATTATCGCCGCAGCAGGGCCTGGGAAAAAATACAAATTAACACCCGATATAACCAATGGGATTGATATCATGATAGCATTAGACATTTCTGGCTCTATGGTAAATTCCTATGACTTTTTACCAAAAAATAGACTTACAGTTTCAAAAGAATTACTTAGAAACTTCATAAAAAAAAGAGTATATGACCGAATTGGAATCGTTCTCTTTGCAGGTGCCGCTTATCTTCAATCTCCTTTATCCAACGACAGATACGCGTTAGAAGAACTAATCACGGAAGCATCAGATGAAGATATTACCGAACAAGGAACAGCCGTTGGTGATGCTTTAGTACTATCGACATACAGACTCAAGGATTCCCAAGCAAAATCAAAAATCATTATCCTTCTTACAGACGGAGTTTCAAACACCGGGAAACTTGACCCTGAAACAGCATCACAAGCTGCCAAGGCATTTGGAATTAAAGTTTATAGTATAGGAATTGGAAAAGAACAAAGCCAATACGAAGTAAATTATGAATCCTTGGAGGAAATTTCACAAAGCACCAATGGCAAATTTTTTCGAGCCGAATCACCTGAAGTATTGGAAGAAGTTCTAAGCGAAATCAATGGGTTAGAAAAGGTGGAACTCCCTTCAAAACCTATGGAAATACGCGAAACACATTTCCCTACCGCTATATTCTTTTTCTTCAGCTTACTAGGGATAGTTGGTCTCACCATGTTTTTTCCACTCACGGAGAAACTATAG